The nucleotide sequence CCCCAACCCTCCCCCGCTGGGGGAGGGAGTCCGGCTCCTCCCCCCAACGGGGGGAGGCTGGGAGGGGGGCGGAAATGCCGCGAAACTTACCAAACCCTCCCCTCTGGCGGGAAGGCTTCGCCGCGTCTCTGGGCTTCAATCTCCTCCCGCGCCGCGATGCCCGCCGCGCCATGCGCCAGGGCCTGGAACAACTCCAGGTAGCGCCGCGCCGCAGCGTCCCAGGAGAAGGCGGCGGCGCGCGCGCGCGAGGCGGCGCCCATGCGCCGGGCCAGGTCGCGGTCGGCGGCGAGGCGGCGCAGATGATTGGCGAGCGCGTCCACATCGCCCCAGGCGAAGATCCAGCCGTTGACGCCCTCGGCGACCAGTTCGGCGGCGCCGCCGGTGCGGGTAACCACCACGGGCAGGCCGGACGCCATGGCTTCGAGGGTTGCCACGCTCATCCCCTCGTTGTAGGACGGGAGGACGAAGACATGGGCGCTGGCATAGCGGGTGGCGATGTGCTCGCGGGCCACATAACCCGCGAACGTGACCCGCTCAGCCACGCCGAGGCGCTGCGCCAGGTCCTGGTATGCGGCGCGCGCGTCTCCCTCGCCGACCAGTTCGAGGCGCAGGTCGTGTCCTTCGGCCACGAGGCGGCGCAGAGCCTCAATCAGGTGGGCCTGCCCCTTGCGCTCGATCAGCCGCGCCACGCAGATCACCCGCAGCGGGCCGCCATCGGCGATGGGCGCCGGGTGAAAGGCCGACAGGTCCACGCCGTTCGCAATAAGATCAATCTTTAGCTCTGGACTGATAGTCCGGATCATATCGGCCTCGCCCTGGCACTTGGCCACTACCCGCCCGGCATCGCGCCAGATGGCCTTGATCACCGGCGTCAGGACGGGGTATAGCGGCCCGTAGCGTTGCTCGAAGCCAGGAATGTCGGGGCCGCAGACGCGCACCAGGTAGGGCAGGCCGGTGAGGCGCCGCAGGGCCAGGGCCACACCCCCGGCGGGCACAGCGCTCCAGGCGAACACCAGGTCATACGGCGCGGCCCGGTGCAGGCGGAGGGCGAGGGGCAGGGCCCGGGCGGCGTAGGTGAGCAGTTCGCGGTTGCTGGAGTGGTGGATGTTGCGGTTGTTGACCGGGGTCTTGAAGATCCGCGCGCCCGGGGCGAAGGTCTCCTGTTCGGCGCGCCGGCCCAGGGCCGAGGTCACCAGGTCAATCTCCAGCTCCGGCATACCCGCCAGGCGCTCCAGGATGGCCCGGTTCACCGTGCCCGTGCCGCCACC is from Chloroflexaceae bacterium and encodes:
- a CDS encoding glycosyltransferase, whose protein sequence is MRILMLNNEFPPLGGGTGTVNRAILERLAGMPELEIDLVTSALGRRAEQETFAPGARIFKTPVNNRNIHHSSNRELLTYAARALPLALRLHRAAPYDLVFAWSAVPAGGVALALRRLTGLPYLVRVCGPDIPGFEQRYGPLYPVLTPVIKAIWRDAGRVVAKCQGEADMIRTISPELKIDLIANGVDLSAFHPAPIADGGPLRVICVARLIERKGQAHLIEALRRLVAEGHDLRLELVGEGDARAAYQDLAQRLGVAERVTFAGYVAREHIATRYASAHVFVLPSYNEGMSVATLEAMASGLPVVVTRTGGAAELVAEGVNGWIFAWGDVDALANHLRRLAADRDLARRMGAASRARAAAFSWDAAARRYLELFQALAHGAAGIAAREEIEAQRRGEAFPPEGRVW